TCAGCTCGCCGCGGGCATAGGCGATGTCGCTCTTGGCCAGCATCACCCGGCCTTCCTGGGCGGCGACGATGCGTGGCGCGCGCGACAGCTCGTCGGTGTCGAACACGATGGCTTCGCTCAGGAAGGGCTCGATCAGGTGCTGCGGGATCGCGGTGATCGCATTGCCGTCCTGCACCGAGGAGCGGATCTGCGGCGACAGCCGGATCGTGCCGTCGGGGCCGGCGCTGCCGAGCGACTGGGCCAGCTGCAGGCTGGCACGGCCGTCCTTCTTGACCAGCAGCAGCACCTGGCCCGGGTAGATCAGGTGCGGGTTGCTGATCTGGCTGCGGTTCATGCCCCACAGCTCCGGCCAGCGCCAGGGGCTGGTCAGGAACAGCTTGGAGATGTCCCACAGCGTGTCGCCGGGCTTGACGGTATGGGAGTCGGGCGCGTTGGGCGACAGCTCGGACAGCGGCACGCCGGCCTGGGCCACCTGTTCGGCGGTCTGGCGCTGGCCGGGGGTGACGGGGTAGTTGACCGCCAGGGCCGGCGCGCTCAGCAGGGCCGCGGCCAGCGGCAGCAGGGGCAGGATCTTCTTCTGGAAAAGGGGCTGCCTCTGGGTCATCAAGCTCTCTCCCGCGCCTTGCGTCTCGCCGCTGGCGGGCGTGGCGCTGTCTTCATTGAAAATAGGTGATATGGCCCCAATAGAGAGGCTGAGGCCAAGATCGGCGAAAATCCGCCCTGGCTTGAGGGGATTCTGCCGCCAATCCTAGGTGGTCGCAATGAAAGCGTCCGACCCGGTGTTCCTCTTGCATGCACTTACAAGCCGGCGTTGCGCCTAGTCCACAGCGCCGGTCCAACCCCGAAGATCTAGCCCATGGCGCTCCTGAATATCCTGCGTTACCCCGATGCCCGTCTGCACACCGTCGCCAAGCCGGTGGGCCAGGTCGACGAGCGCATCAAGAAACTCGTCGACGACATGCTGGAGACCATGTACGCGGCCGACGGCGTGGGCCTGGCCGCGACCCAGGTGGACGTGCACGAGCGGGTGCTGGTGATGGATACCTCCGAGGGCCGCAACGAGCCGCGCGTGCTGATCAATCCGGAGCTGGTCGAGGCCAGCACCCAGATGACCGAGGGCGAGGAAGGCTGCCTCTCGGTGCCGACGATCTACGACAAGGTGCCGCGCCATACCCAGGTCAAGGTGCGCGCGCTGGACCGCGAGGGCCAGACCTACGAGTTCGAGGCCGAGGGCCTGCTGGCCGTCTGCGTGCAGCATGAGATGGACCACCTGATGGGCAAGGTCTTCGTCGAATACCTGAGCCCGCTCAAGCGCGAGCGCATCAAGACCAAGATGGTCAAGAAGACGCGCGAGGAAGAGCAGCATCAGGCGCGCAGGCGCTGAAGCGATGCGCGTGGCATTTGCCGGTACGCCGGAATTCGCGCGCGAAGCGCTGGCACGCCTCGCGGCGGCCGGCTTCGAGATCCCGCTGGTGCTGACCCAGCCCGACCGCCCGGCCGGGCGCGGCATGAAGCTGCAGGCCTCCCCGGTCAAGCAGTTCGCGCTGGAGCGGGGCATCGCGGTCGCGCAGCCGCGCAGCCTGCGCCTGGACGGCAAGTACCCGGACGAGGCCGCCGCGGCGCGCCGGGCCCTGCTCGATGCCCGGCCCGATGTGATGGTGGTGGCCGCCTATGGCCTGATCCTGCCGCAATGGGTGCTGGATCTGCCGCGCCTGGGCTGCCTGAACATCCATGGCTCGCTGCTGCCGCGCTGGCGCGGCGCCGCGCCCATCCATCGCGCGATCGAGGCCGGCGACGCCGAGACCGGCATCACCATCATGCAGATGGACGCCGGTCTGGACACCGGCGACATGCTGCTGATCGAGCGCGAGGCGATCCGCCCGGACGACACCACGGCCACGCTGCACGACCGCCTGGCGGCGCTGGGCGCTCGGATGATCGTCGAGGCGCTGGAGCTCGCCGCCTGCGGCGGCCTGACGGCCACACCGCAGCCGCAGGCCGGGGTCAGCTACGCGCACAAGATCGAGAAGGCCGAGAGCGCGATCGACTGGAGCCAGGATGCCGCGCAGATCGAACGCCGGCTGCGCGCCTTCGACCCCTTCCCGGGCGGGCAGGCGCAGCTGGACGGCGAGACGATCAAGATCTGGCGTGCCGAGCCGGCCGAGGGCGCGGGCGCGCCCGGCGAGGTGCTGGCGGCCGAGGCCGCGGGCCTGCTGGTGGCCTGCGGAAGCGGCGCGCTGCGCCTGACCGAGCTGCAGCGCGCCGGCGGCCGGCGCCTGCCGGCGGCGGCCCTGCTGCAGGCGCGGCCGGTCGCCCCCGGCGCGCGCCTGGCTTGAATCCGGGCCGCCCGGCCCCATCTGTAGGCCCATGTATCTAGGAGGACTGCTGCCATGTTCAATCTGATGAAGACCGCCATCCTGATGGCCGCCATCACCGCCTTGTTCATGGCCATCGGGGCCGTGCTGGGCGGGCAGAGCGGCATGATGCTGGCCCTGCTGGTGGCGCTGGGCATGAACTTCTTCAGCTACTGGTTCTCGGACAAGATGGTGCTGAAGATGTACAACGCGCGCGAGGTCGACGCGGCGTCGGCACCGCAGTTCTACCGCATGGTCGAGGAGCTGGCGCAGAAGGCCCAGCTGCCGATGCCCAAGGTCTACATCATCGACGAGAACGCGCCCAACGCATTTGCAACCGGACGCAACCCGCAGCATGCCGCGGTGGCGGCCACCACCGGCATCATGCGGGTGCTGTCCGAGCGCGAGCTGCGCGGCGTGATGGCGCATGAGCTGGCCCATGTGAAGCACCGCGACATCCTGATCTCGACGGTCAGCGCGACCATGGCCGGTGCGATCTCGATGCTGGCCAACTTCGCGATGTTCTTCGGCGGCCGCGACAGCGAGGGCCGGCCGGCGAATCCGCTGGCGGGCATCCTGGTCGCGATCCTGGCGCCGATCGCCGCCAGCCTGATCCAGATGGCGATCAGCCGCGCGCGCGAGTTCGAGGCCGACCGCGGCGGCGCCGAGATCTCCGGCGACCCGCGCGCGCTGGCCTCGGCGCTGGACAAGATCCACCGCTATGCCCAGGGCATCCCGCTGGAGGCGGCCGAACGCCACCCAGAGACCGCCCAGATGATGATCATGAACCCGCTGTCCGGCGGCGGCATCAAGGGCCTGTTCAGCACCCATCCGGCGACCGAGGAGCGCATCGCCCGGCTGATGGCGATGGCGGGCGGCCCGCGCTGACGGACTCAAGACCTGGCCCCGGGCGGCCGATAATGGGACGATGAAGGCCCCGACCACCCTGATCCTGCTGCCCCTGCTGGCCGGCCTGCTGGCCGGCTGCGAGCAACTGGGCATCGAAGACCCGGCCAAGCTGGCCGCCGCCAAGGAGGCGGAGGGCAAGGCGATCGGCAGCGCCTGCCGCCACGCGATGCGCGCGATCGAAGACTGCTACGCGCTCAACCCCAAGGCCCAGAAGGCGGCGGTGTTCGCCGGCTGGCGCGAGATGGACGAGTACATGCGCGAGAACAAGCTCGAGGGCGTCGCTCCGCAGCTGGCGCGCGGTGCCGCCAGCAAGCCCGGCGAGGCCGAGATCGAGACCGAGCCCAAGGGCGCCTCGCGCGAGAGCGGCAAGGGCGGCGGCAAATCCCACTAAGCTGCAGCTCGGCGGCGCGATCTTGCAGTTGGTCGCTGCGCCCTGGGGCGCGGCCGCCCGTGACGGCATGATGACACCATCGCAACAACAAGACCCCAGGAGTCCAGCATCATGAAGAATCCCCAACGCCGCATCGCCTTCGCCGCCCTGGCCTTTGCCGGTCTCGCCGCCGTCACCGGCGCGCAGGCCTGGAGCTGGACCTTCGGCAGCGGCGAGCGCATCAAGGGCTCCGGCGAGGTCGGCAGCGAGGCGCGCA
This genomic stretch from Roseateles sp. DAIF2 harbors:
- a CDS encoding LysM peptidoglycan-binding domain-containing protein, yielding MTQRQPLFQKKILPLLPLAAALLSAPALAVNYPVTPGQRQTAEQVAQAGVPLSELSPNAPDSHTVKPGDTLWDISKLFLTSPWRWPELWGMNRSQISNPHLIYPGQVLLLVKKDGRASLQLAQSLGSAGPDGTIRLSPQIRSSVQDGNAITAIPQHLIEPFLSEAIVFDTDELSRAPRIVAAQEGRVMLAKSDIAYARGELNQGPDYRVFRTSRPLRDPTTREILGYEAPYLGTAELTRPAESRSNGDGKAEIVPATLRILSNKQEIGVGDRLSPVPPRNFSRYVPHAPANPIAGQIVSIYGDALTAGQNQIVALNRGNRDGLERGHVLALWRDGRRVVDRTGEKREEIKLPDERHGVLFVFQTYERVSYALIISVQDPVSAGDRFTQP
- the def gene encoding peptide deformylase, with amino-acid sequence MALLNILRYPDARLHTVAKPVGQVDERIKKLVDDMLETMYAADGVGLAATQVDVHERVLVMDTSEGRNEPRVLINPELVEASTQMTEGEEGCLSVPTIYDKVPRHTQVKVRALDREGQTYEFEAEGLLAVCVQHEMDHLMGKVFVEYLSPLKRERIKTKMVKKTREEEQHQARRR
- the fmt gene encoding methionyl-tRNA formyltransferase, with product MRVAFAGTPEFAREALARLAAAGFEIPLVLTQPDRPAGRGMKLQASPVKQFALERGIAVAQPRSLRLDGKYPDEAAAARRALLDARPDVMVVAAYGLILPQWVLDLPRLGCLNIHGSLLPRWRGAAPIHRAIEAGDAETGITIMQMDAGLDTGDMLLIEREAIRPDDTTATLHDRLAALGARMIVEALELAACGGLTATPQPQAGVSYAHKIEKAESAIDWSQDAAQIERRLRAFDPFPGGQAQLDGETIKIWRAEPAEGAGAPGEVLAAEAAGLLVACGSGALRLTELQRAGGRRLPAAALLQARPVAPGARLA
- the htpX gene encoding zinc metalloprotease HtpX; this encodes MFNLMKTAILMAAITALFMAIGAVLGGQSGMMLALLVALGMNFFSYWFSDKMVLKMYNAREVDAASAPQFYRMVEELAQKAQLPMPKVYIIDENAPNAFATGRNPQHAAVAATTGIMRVLSERELRGVMAHELAHVKHRDILISTVSATMAGAISMLANFAMFFGGRDSEGRPANPLAGILVAILAPIAASLIQMAISRAREFEADRGGAEISGDPRALASALDKIHRYAQGIPLEAAERHPETAQMMIMNPLSGGGIKGLFSTHPATEERIARLMAMAGGPR